A single genomic interval of Agarivorans aestuarii harbors:
- the gltS gene encoding sodium/glutamate symporter yields the protein MGIEFDNGVLLFDSFFTATIGILVLFIGRRINAAVGFLREFSIPEPVTGGILFSVMIGLIYALTSVEIEFTLVARDILLVYFFTTIGINSSLRDLLKGGMPLVILLGITIGYMILQNLTGITVAKIFGLESAVGMLGGSVSLIGGHGTAIAWAPRIAEDFGISNAMEIGIASATFGLILASLMGGPIAQFLVNRHNLKPKKEEPLDIGIAEKNKDNSITGFDFLDAILAIHVCIILGFLLNEAISQAGLQLPLFVTCLFAGIVMTNLVPKSLPRLTGTQWPSRKPAIALIADISLGTFLAMSLMSMQLWTLIDLAGPILAILAAQFMIAILVNIFVVFPAMGKSYDAAVICSGFGGISLGSTPTAMANMSAVSQRYGNSHLAFIIVPLVCAFFIDLVNALLIPFFLANF from the coding sequence ATGGGTATTGAGTTTGACAATGGAGTTCTACTATTTGACTCCTTTTTCACCGCCACCATTGGTATTTTGGTGCTATTTATCGGTAGACGAATAAATGCAGCGGTGGGTTTTCTGCGCGAGTTTAGTATTCCAGAACCGGTTACCGGAGGGATTTTATTCTCAGTAATGATTGGTTTGATTTACGCGCTCACCTCAGTTGAAATTGAATTTACCCTGGTCGCTCGAGATATTTTGCTGGTGTATTTCTTCACCACCATTGGTATTAATTCAAGCCTTAGAGACTTGCTTAAAGGCGGTATGCCGCTAGTGATTCTATTGGGTATCACCATTGGTTACATGATCCTGCAAAACTTAACTGGTATTACTGTTGCCAAAATATTCGGTTTGGAATCTGCCGTAGGCATGTTGGGCGGCAGTGTATCGTTAATTGGTGGTCATGGTACTGCCATTGCTTGGGCACCTAGAATTGCTGAAGACTTTGGCATCAGTAACGCCATGGAAATTGGTATTGCCAGTGCGACTTTTGGTCTTATCTTGGCCAGCTTAATGGGTGGTCCTATTGCCCAGTTCTTGGTTAATCGACACAACTTAAAACCTAAAAAAGAAGAGCCTTTAGATATTGGTATAGCCGAAAAAAATAAAGACAACAGCATTACTGGTTTTGACTTCTTAGATGCCATTTTAGCCATTCATGTATGTATTATTCTTGGCTTCTTGTTAAATGAAGCCATTTCACAAGCTGGCCTACAGCTGCCCTTGTTTGTGACCTGTTTGTTTGCCGGTATTGTAATGACCAACTTGGTACCTAAATCGCTACCGCGTTTAACCGGTACTCAGTGGCCATCTCGCAAACCAGCCATTGCTTTAATTGCCGACATTTCTTTGGGCACCTTTTTAGCAATGTCACTGATGAGCATGCAGCTTTGGACCTTAATTGATTTAGCCGGTCCTATTTTAGCGATTCTTGCAGCACAATTTATGATTGCCATATTAGTGAATATTTTTGTGGTATTCCCAGCTATGGGTAAATCCTATGATGCAGCGGTAATTTGTTCGGGCTTTGGCGGGATTTCCTTAGGCTCAACACCTACGGCCATGGCTAACATGTCGGCAGTTTCGCAGCGCTATGGTAACTCTCATCTAGCCTTCATCATTGTGCCGCTAGTATGTGCCTTCTTTATCGACTTAGTGAACGCACTGCTGATCCCATTCTTCCTAGCTAATTTCTAG